One Vibrio taketomensis DNA window includes the following coding sequences:
- the era gene encoding GTPase Era, with amino-acid sequence MADSDNNEFDIDAYFASGNEQPTSSPENQHCGFVAIVGPNVGKSTLLNRILGQKISITSRKPQTTRHRIMGVDTDGDYQAIYVDTPGLHIEEKRAINRLMNRAASSSLSDVNLVFFLVDGTHWTNDDEMVLNKLRNANFPVVLCVNKVDVVADRNDVMLHMMDLSKKMEFVDVVPISAKHGKNIEVLRKHVREHLPKAVHHFPEEYVTDRSQRFMASEIVREKLMRFTGEELPYSVTVEIERFDYNPETDGFHINALILVERSGQKKMVIGKGGEKIKTIGREARLDMEELFGRKVYLETWVKVKSGWADDERALRSLGYIDDL; translated from the coding sequence ATGGCTGATTCAGATAACAACGAATTTGATATCGATGCATATTTTGCGTCGGGCAATGAGCAACCAACCAGCTCACCGGAAAACCAACACTGTGGCTTTGTTGCGATTGTTGGTCCTAACGTAGGTAAATCAACCCTGCTGAACCGCATTCTGGGTCAGAAGATTTCGATTACCTCACGTAAACCACAAACCACACGTCACCGTATTATGGGCGTGGATACTGACGGCGATTACCAAGCAATTTATGTTGATACCCCAGGACTTCATATTGAAGAAAAGCGTGCTATCAACCGCTTGATGAACCGCGCTGCTAGCTCATCACTGAGTGATGTGAACCTAGTATTTTTCTTGGTTGATGGTACACACTGGACCAACGACGATGAGATGGTGCTAAACAAACTACGTAACGCGAACTTCCCAGTTGTGCTTTGTGTTAACAAAGTCGACGTGGTCGCTGACCGTAACGACGTTATGCTGCATATGATGGATCTGTCGAAGAAGATGGAATTCGTCGATGTTGTGCCAATTTCAGCGAAACACGGTAAGAACATTGAAGTACTGCGTAAGCATGTGCGTGAGCACTTACCAAAAGCGGTACACCATTTCCCAGAAGAGTACGTAACAGATCGTTCTCAGCGCTTTATGGCGTCGGAAATCGTGCGTGAAAAACTGATGCGTTTTACCGGTGAAGAACTGCCTTACTCTGTGACAGTGGAAATCGAGCGTTTCGATTACAACCCTGAGACTGACGGTTTCCATATCAATGCGTTGATCTTGGTTGAACGTAGTGGTCAGAAGAAAATGGTGATCGGTAAAGGTGGCGAAAAGATCAAAACCATCGGTCGCGAAGCGCGTTTGGACATGGAAGAGCTGTTTGGCCGTAAGGTTTACCTAGAAACTTGGGTTAAAGTGAAATCAGGTTGGGCTGATGATGAGCGTGCATTGCGCTCGCTAGGTTATATCGACGATTTGTAA
- the lepB gene encoding signal peptidase I — protein sequence MANTFSLILVLVTLVTGIVWALEKLVFAKKRQLKLAAVEAQTNGLDSAAIEKIKAQPWWIENSVSIFPVIAFVLVLRSFVYEPFQIPSGSMMPTLLVGDFILVEKYAYGLKDPVWRTQLVEVGKPERGDVVVFKYPPQPSIDYIKRVVGLPGDTVRYGADKQICIKKAGEHSCKPVKLFNVEESEFIQNGVPMIQMDELLGKEQHQILINPLRRDRVDAYYPRPGVSEWVVPQGQYFVMGDNRDNSADSRYWGFVPEANLVGKAVGIWISFEFERGEDSVLPTWIPTGVRFNRIGGIN from the coding sequence ATGGCAAATACGTTTTCACTTATCCTAGTTCTCGTTACGTTAGTTACGGGCATTGTATGGGCACTAGAGAAGTTGGTTTTTGCAAAAAAACGTCAGCTAAAATTAGCCGCGGTTGAAGCTCAAACCAACGGTTTAGATTCTGCGGCGATTGAAAAAATCAAAGCTCAGCCTTGGTGGATTGAAAACAGCGTATCGATTTTCCCAGTGATTGCTTTTGTCTTGGTACTGCGTTCGTTTGTTTACGAGCCGTTTCAAATTCCATCAGGGTCAATGATGCCAACACTATTGGTTGGTGATTTTATTTTGGTTGAAAAGTACGCTTACGGTTTAAAAGATCCGGTATGGCGTACACAGTTAGTTGAAGTGGGTAAACCTGAGCGTGGTGATGTGGTGGTATTTAAATACCCACCTCAACCAAGCATCGACTACATTAAACGTGTGGTAGGTCTACCTGGTGATACCGTGCGTTACGGTGCTGATAAACAAATCTGCATCAAAAAAGCCGGTGAGCATAGCTGTAAGCCAGTAAAACTATTTAACGTTGAAGAAAGCGAATTTATTCAAAATGGCGTGCCAATGATTCAAATGGATGAGTTGTTGGGCAAAGAGCAGCACCAAATTTTGATCAACCCACTACGTCGTGACCGTGTAGATGCATACTATCCGCGTCCTGGTGTAAGTGAATGGGTTGTTCCTCAAGGTCAGTACTTTGTGATGGGTGATAACCGTGACAACAGCGCTGACAGTCGCTACTGGGGTTTTGTTCCAGAAGCAAACTTAGTGGGTAAGGCCGTAGGTATTTGGATCAGCTTCGAATTCGAACGCGGTGAAGATAGCGTCCTACCAACTTGGATTCCTACCGGTGTGCGTTTCAACCGCATTGGTGGGATTAACTAA
- the lepA gene encoding translation elongation factor 4 has translation MKHIRNFSIIAHIDHGKSTLSDRLIQVCGGLTDREMAEQVLDSMDLERERGITIKSQSVTLNYTAKDGETYQLNFIDTPGHVDFAYEVSRSLAACEGALLVVDAGQGVEAQTLANCYTAIEMDLEVVPILNKIDLPAADPERVAEEIEDIVGIDAVDATRCSAKTGLGVDDVLETIVAKIPAPEGDADAPLQALIIDSWFDNYLGVVSLVRIKNGVLKKNDKIKVMSTGQTWGVDRLGIFTPKQVDTDVLRTGEVGWVVCGIKDILGAPVGDTLTLSKNGSETPLPGFKKVKPQVYAGLFPVSSDDYENFRDALGKLSLNDASLFYEPENSAALGFGFRCGFLGMLHMEIIQERLEREYDLDLITTAPTVVYEVEKTDGEVFYVDSPAKLPAVNDIEEIREPIARCNILVPSDYLGNVITLCIEKRGIQVDMVYHGNQVAVTYDIPMAEVVLDFFDRLKSTSRGYASLDYNFQRFEASNMVRVDVLLNGDKVDALALITHKDQSQTRGRQLVEKMKEFIPRQMFDIAIQAAIGNHIIARSTVKQLRKNVLAKCYGGDVSRKKKLLKKQKEGKKRMKQIGNVELPQEAFLAILHVGKD, from the coding sequence ATGAAGCACATTCGTAACTTTTCGATTATCGCCCACATCGACCATGGTAAGTCGACCCTATCTGACCGTCTGATCCAAGTATGTGGTGGTCTAACCGATCGCGAAATGGCAGAGCAAGTTCTTGACTCAATGGATCTAGAACGTGAGCGTGGCATCACCATCAAATCACAGAGTGTGACTCTAAACTACACGGCTAAAGATGGCGAAACATACCAGCTTAACTTCATCGACACTCCAGGACACGTAGACTTCGCATACGAAGTATCTCGTTCTCTTGCTGCATGTGAAGGTGCACTATTGGTGGTTGACGCAGGTCAGGGCGTAGAAGCACAGACTCTTGCTAACTGTTACACCGCAATCGAAATGGATCTTGAAGTAGTGCCAATCCTTAACAAGATTGACCTACCTGCAGCAGATCCTGAGCGTGTAGCAGAAGAAATTGAAGATATCGTTGGTATCGATGCTGTTGACGCAACGCGTTGTAGTGCGAAAACTGGCCTCGGTGTTGATGATGTTCTAGAAACTATCGTGGCTAAGATTCCAGCACCAGAAGGTGATGCGGATGCGCCACTTCAAGCGCTAATCATCGACTCTTGGTTCGATAACTACCTTGGCGTTGTGTCTCTGGTACGTATTAAAAACGGCGTACTGAAGAAGAACGACAAGATCAAAGTAATGAGCACGGGCCAGACTTGGGGTGTAGACCGTCTAGGTATCTTTACGCCGAAGCAAGTTGACACCGACGTATTACGTACCGGTGAGGTAGGTTGGGTTGTTTGTGGTATCAAAGACATCCTAGGCGCACCAGTAGGTGATACGCTAACGCTATCGAAAAACGGCAGCGAAACACCATTACCAGGCTTTAAGAAAGTAAAACCTCAGGTTTATGCGGGTCTATTCCCAGTATCATCTGACGATTACGAAAACTTCCGTGATGCACTAGGTAAACTAAGCCTAAACGACGCATCGCTATTCTACGAGCCAGAAAACTCGGCGGCATTAGGCTTTGGTTTCCGTTGTGGTTTCCTAGGTATGCTGCACATGGAAATCATTCAAGAGCGTCTTGAGCGTGAATACGATCTTGATCTGATCACCACGGCGCCTACCGTAGTTTACGAAGTTGAAAAAACTGACGGTGAAGTTTTCTACGTAGATAGCCCAGCGAAACTGCCAGCGGTGAACGATATTGAAGAGATTCGTGAGCCAATCGCACGTTGTAATATTCTAGTGCCATCTGACTACCTAGGTAACGTAATCACATTATGTATTGAAAAACGTGGTATTCAGGTAGATATGGTTTACCACGGTAACCAAGTGGCAGTGACATACGACATTCCAATGGCGGAAGTAGTACTAGACTTCTTTGACCGTTTGAAATCAACGTCTCGTGGTTACGCATCACTAGACTACAACTTCCAACGCTTTGAAGCGTCAAACATGGTACGTGTAGACGTACTGCTAAACGGTGACAAAGTGGATGCATTGGCATTGATCACTCACAAAGATCAATCGCAAACACGTGGTCGTCAGTTGGTTGAGAAGATGAAAGAGTTCATTCCTCGCCAAATGTTTGATATCGCAATTCAAGCGGCAATCGGTAACCACATCATCGCACGTTCAACGGTTAAACAGCTACGTAAAAACGTACTGGCGAAATGTTACGGTGGTGACGTGAGCCGTAAGAAGAAACTGTTGAAGAAACAGAAAGAAGGTAAGAAACGCATGAAGCAGATCGGTAACGTAGAGCTGCCTCAAGAGGCGTTCCTAGCGATTCTTCATGTTGGTAAAGATTAA
- a CDS encoding SoxR reducing system RseC family protein, whose product MMTALATVSNVTRKSSGYDVELSCEQQTSCSSCSSQKSCGTGIVSKAVGRKVLHWHLFTQQAVKVGQVVEIGMAEKSLLQSAAVVYITPLLALILGAVLAHLWLAPMIGGGEGLVILVSALFTAGGILLAKHFAHRLERQSSQQVILLRVLGEPIQ is encoded by the coding sequence ATGATGACAGCACTCGCGACGGTTTCTAACGTCACGCGAAAATCATCAGGGTACGATGTGGAATTAAGTTGTGAGCAGCAAACTAGCTGCTCCAGCTGCTCCTCGCAAAAAAGTTGCGGCACAGGGATTGTATCAAAAGCCGTTGGACGCAAAGTCCTGCACTGGCATCTATTTACGCAGCAAGCGGTGAAAGTCGGTCAAGTGGTAGAAATTGGCATGGCTGAGAAGAGTTTATTGCAGTCAGCGGCGGTGGTTTATATCACGCCGTTACTGGCATTAATCCTCGGAGCTGTTTTGGCGCATTTATGGTTAGCACCAATGATTGGCGGTGGTGAGGGGCTGGTAATTTTGGTCTCTGCATTATTTACCGCTGGTGGAATTTTGTTGGCAAAACACTTTGCGCACCGCCTTGAGCGACAATCCTCGCAACAAGTCATATTATTAAGAGTATTGGGAGAGCCTATCCAGTGA
- the rseB gene encoding sigma-E factor regulatory protein RseB, whose translation MKKFLISALTLFSLTSPMAFAEEKPAEALLHQMNEASQQLNFEISYILIKKNSIEPLLYRHARDGQEHFAHLVYLSGPIREVIRRGDEVSYIEPGVDPFTIESADMVAPTFPMLNSDISHLNDNYDFIQVGRAREAGAACQVLRIVPKDGLRYSYVLWVDEKSKLPLRADLIDRDGEVLEQYRAISYSVNDHIAEILSGLKGVKLPPVISLPKGEVKQSFWSAGWIPSGFEATELNRYRMAVTDRMVESQMYTDGLFNFSIYVSPRDSHSLKGQIVRQGRRTLHTSVRGDVEISVVGDIPPATAQRIAQSVKVNPTQEK comes from the coding sequence ATGAAAAAATTTCTGATCAGTGCGCTGACACTGTTCAGTTTGACGTCTCCGATGGCCTTTGCTGAAGAAAAACCAGCAGAGGCCTTGTTGCATCAAATGAACGAGGCTAGTCAGCAACTTAATTTCGAGATCTCTTATATCCTGATTAAGAAAAACAGTATTGAACCATTGCTTTATCGTCATGCTCGTGACGGACAAGAGCATTTTGCTCATCTGGTTTATCTTAGTGGACCTATTCGAGAAGTAATTCGTCGTGGCGACGAAGTGAGCTACATTGAGCCGGGTGTTGACCCATTTACGATCGAGTCGGCGGATATGGTCGCGCCAACGTTCCCGATGCTGAACAGCGATATCTCTCACCTAAATGATAACTATGACTTTATTCAAGTAGGTAGAGCGCGAGAAGCAGGAGCTGCATGCCAGGTGCTGCGCATCGTGCCAAAAGATGGCTTACGTTACAGCTATGTGCTTTGGGTTGATGAAAAGAGCAAATTACCATTGCGTGCCGATCTTATTGATCGTGATGGTGAAGTTCTCGAGCAATACCGCGCTATCTCATACAGTGTGAATGACCATATTGCGGAGATTTTGAGTGGCCTAAAAGGGGTGAAATTGCCTCCGGTGATCTCATTGCCAAAAGGTGAAGTCAAACAGTCGTTTTGGAGTGCAGGCTGGATTCCGAGTGGCTTTGAAGCGACAGAGCTAAACCGTTATCGTATGGCTGTAACTGACCGCATGGTTGAGAGTCAAATGTATACTGACGGGCTGTTTAACTTCTCTATTTATGTATCGCCACGTGACAGCCATTCACTGAAAGGGCAGATCGTGCGTCAAGGTCGCCGCACGTTGCATACGTCTGTACGCGGAGACGTTGAGATTTCGGTTGTTGGTGACATTCCGCCAGCAACTGCGCAACGTATCGCTCAATCAGTCAAAGTGAATCCAACGCAAGAGAAATAA
- a CDS encoding RseA family anti-sigma factor translates to MVKIMADKEKLSALMDGELIDKALIAELENDQQGLEAWKNYHLIGDVLRGDAPAKPEWNIAESVALALENEPAHSVYTADKVTSIETARLEAQPTPKSAAWTLPNWLTQLGQVGIAACVSLAVVLGVQQYGENPTAEADQIPVLQTIPFSGSAEPVSLTRDEANSSKNSLNVQEQRRRINALLQDYELQLRLHSGSVGEADNDLDTVVE, encoded by the coding sequence ATGGTGAAAATAATGGCTGACAAAGAGAAACTTTCAGCACTCATGGATGGAGAATTGATCGATAAAGCTTTAATTGCGGAGCTTGAAAACGATCAACAAGGCTTAGAAGCCTGGAAGAACTATCATTTAATTGGTGATGTTCTTCGTGGTGATGCACCAGCAAAGCCTGAGTGGAATATTGCTGAAAGCGTAGCTTTAGCGTTAGAAAATGAACCAGCTCATAGTGTCTATACTGCAGATAAAGTCACGAGTATTGAGACTGCGCGTCTTGAAGCTCAGCCGACACCGAAATCAGCAGCTTGGACGTTACCTAACTGGCTTACCCAGTTGGGTCAGGTGGGGATTGCCGCTTGTGTCTCACTGGCTGTTGTACTTGGTGTTCAACAATATGGTGAAAACCCAACAGCTGAAGCGGATCAAATTCCAGTACTTCAAACCATTCCATTTTCTGGAAGTGCGGAACCTGTGAGTCTTACTCGTGATGAAGCGAATTCGTCTAAAAACTCACTGAATGTGCAAGAACAACGCCGTCGTATTAACGCATTACTGCAAGATTACGAGCTGCAACTTAGACTTCATAGTGGATCGGTTGGTGAAGCAGACAACGATCTAGATACGGTAGTTGAATGA
- the rpoE gene encoding RNA polymerase sigma factor RpoE, with the protein MNEPLTDQVLIERVQSGDKQAFNLLVLRYQNKVCNLISRYVSNPGDVPDVAQEAFIKAYRAIPSFRGESAFYTWLYRIAVNTAKNHIVAQSRRPPTQDVDTEEAEYYENGSALKEISNPENLTLSKELKQVVFSAIDALPDDLKTAMTLRELDGLSYEEIAAVMDCPVGTVRSRIFRAREAVEKKIQPLLQR; encoded by the coding sequence ATGAACGAGCCGCTGACCGATCAAGTATTAATTGAGCGAGTTCAGAGTGGAGATAAGCAAGCATTTAATTTACTCGTTTTGAGATATCAAAACAAAGTGTGCAACCTTATTTCCCGCTATGTGAGCAATCCTGGTGATGTCCCTGACGTAGCGCAAGAAGCATTTATTAAAGCTTATCGAGCAATACCTAGTTTTCGTGGCGAAAGCGCATTTTATACTTGGTTATATCGTATCGCTGTTAATACTGCGAAGAACCACATAGTGGCCCAAAGCCGCAGGCCTCCAACGCAAGATGTGGACACTGAAGAAGCTGAATATTACGAAAATGGCAGTGCATTAAAAGAAATATCGAACCCTGAGAACTTAACGTTGTCCAAGGAATTGAAACAGGTAGTTTTCAGTGCGATAGATGCATTGCCTGATGATTTAAAAACTGCAATGACTCTGCGAGAACTTGATGGTTTGAGTTACGAAGAGATCGCTGCAGTCATGGATTGCCCCGTAGGAACAGTACGTTCGCGTATTTTCCGTGCACGTGAAGCGGTAGAGAAGAAAATTCAACCGCTTTTACAACGCTAG
- the nadB gene encoding L-aspartate oxidase, which produces MNANREHQCDVLVIGSGAAGLSLALRVAEHGKVIVLSKGPRSEGATFYAQGGIAAVFDESDSIDSHVEDTLIAGGGICEEDTVKFIAENAKECVQWLIDGGVPFDREDNDSDEAPRYHLTREGGHSHRRILHAADATGMAMQTSLQDNVHNHPNITVLERHNALDLITEEKIGGDNKKVVGAYIWNRNEEHVETVRSKFVVLATGGASKVYQYTSNPDVSSGDGIAIAWRAGCRVANLEFNQFHPTCLFHPEARNFLLTEALRGEGAYLRRPDGSRFMPDFDERAELAPRDVVARAIDFEMKRLGADCMYVDISHKPADFVQKHFPTIYTRLMDLGIDMTKEPIPVVPAAHYTCGGVMVDQDGRTDLDNLYAIGEVSYTGLHGANRMASNSLLECVVYAWSASKHILANIDNVAMPASLPHWDESQVSNSDEEVVIQHNWHELRLFMWDYMGIVRTDKRLERALRRIQLLQQETHEYYSNFHVSNNLLELRNLLQVAELMVRCAMERKESRGLHYTLDYPDQLENSGPTILVPEKLK; this is translated from the coding sequence ATGAACGCAAACCGTGAACATCAATGTGATGTACTTGTGATTGGCAGCGGAGCTGCTGGTCTGTCATTAGCGTTGCGTGTTGCCGAGCACGGCAAAGTCATTGTGTTAAGTAAAGGACCACGCAGTGAAGGGGCAACATTCTACGCTCAAGGCGGCATTGCCGCTGTATTTGATGAGTCTGATAGCATCGACTCACATGTTGAGGATACGCTTATTGCTGGCGGTGGAATCTGTGAAGAAGACACCGTTAAATTCATCGCTGAGAACGCGAAAGAATGTGTGCAATGGCTAATTGATGGTGGTGTGCCTTTTGACCGTGAAGACAATGACAGCGATGAAGCACCGCGTTACCACTTAACGCGTGAAGGTGGTCATAGCCATCGCCGCATTTTGCATGCTGCAGATGCCACTGGCATGGCGATGCAAACTTCATTGCAAGATAACGTTCATAATCACCCAAATATCACCGTTCTTGAACGCCATAACGCACTTGATTTGATCACCGAAGAGAAAATCGGTGGTGACAATAAAAAAGTGGTAGGTGCCTACATCTGGAACCGTAACGAAGAACATGTAGAAACCGTTCGCAGTAAATTCGTTGTATTGGCAACAGGTGGCGCATCAAAAGTATACCAGTACACGTCAAACCCTGACGTGTCGTCTGGTGATGGCATTGCGATTGCTTGGCGTGCAGGTTGTCGCGTCGCGAACTTAGAGTTCAACCAATTCCACCCAACTTGCTTGTTCCACCCAGAAGCACGTAACTTCCTACTTACAGAAGCATTACGTGGCGAAGGTGCTTACCTACGCCGTCCTGATGGCTCACGCTTTATGCCCGACTTTGATGAGCGTGCAGAACTTGCACCGCGTGATGTCGTAGCACGTGCCATCGACTTTGAAATGAAACGTCTTGGCGCAGACTGCATGTATGTTGACATCAGCCATAAGCCAGCCGATTTTGTCCAAAAGCATTTCCCAACTATCTACACTCGACTGATGGATCTTGGCATCGATATGACCAAAGAACCTATTCCAGTGGTACCTGCTGCACACTACACCTGCGGCGGTGTCATGGTAGACCAAGATGGTCGTACCGATTTAGATAATCTGTATGCGATTGGTGAAGTGAGCTATACCGGTTTGCATGGTGCTAACCGAATGGCATCAAACTCACTACTTGAATGTGTGGTTTATGCATGGTCAGCATCGAAACATATTTTGGCTAACATCGACAACGTCGCTATGCCTGCATCACTACCACATTGGGATGAGAGCCAAGTAAGTAATAGTGACGAGGAAGTGGTGATTCAACATAACTGGCATGAACTGCGCCTATTTATGTGGGATTACATGGGCATTGTTCGTACTGACAAACGTTTAGAGCGTGCACTACGCCGTATTCAACTGCTGCAACAAGAAACGCACGAGTACTACAGCAACTTCCATGTTTCTAATAACCTACTTGAACTGCGTAACCTGCTACAAGTCGCTGAGTTGATGGTGCGCTGTGCGATGGAACGTAAAGAAAGTCGTGGCTTGCATTACACTCTCGATTACCCAGATCAGCTGGAAAATAGTGGTCCAACTATTTTGGTTCCAGAGAAACTCAAGTAA
- a CDS encoding succinate dehydrogenase assembly factor 2, producing the protein MYTAEEKARIKWACRRGMLELDVVIMPFFEECFDALSETEQRDFVSLLESDDPDLFTWVMGHGRSENLSHASMVDKIVAHNLSKVR; encoded by the coding sequence ATGTACACCGCAGAAGAAAAAGCGCGTATTAAATGGGCATGTCGTCGTGGTATGTTGGAATTGGACGTGGTTATCATGCCGTTTTTCGAAGAGTGCTTTGATGCTTTAAGCGAGACTGAACAACGAGATTTTGTTTCCCTATTGGAATCCGATGATCCGGATTTGTTCACTTGGGTGATGGGGCACGGTCGCAGTGAAAATTTAAGCCATGCTTCGATGGTAGATAAAATTGTCGCCCATAACCTCAGTAAAGTGCGTTAA
- the ygfZ gene encoding tRNA-modifying protein YgfZ, with product MDWLNDFTPLSHTASEALPELMLTHLPSWGLVTLVGNDAKSYLQGQVTCDVVQLDKSQSTFGAHCDAKGKVWSVFRVFHHQGGYALFEPQSALEKQLAEIKKYAIFSKVEIKQSEDILLGLIGTQAQSVIDQMSEETGDVRTVTGGTAVKIDSQRWLLALDAENAAEFAQQTGALKVNEAIWRRFDIEAALPIVEQAEQGEHIPQALNVQALDGISFKKGCYTGQETVARAKYRGINKRAMYIVKGYTEQEPALPANLERAVGDNWRSAGQLLAHYRFSDGETIALAVLPNTLEADTQLRLAEQPSALWTMQPLPYTLDDE from the coding sequence ATGGATTGGCTTAACGACTTCACTCCCCTTTCGCATACTGCAAGCGAAGCGCTCCCTGAGCTAATGCTGACCCATTTACCATCTTGGGGATTGGTAACACTGGTAGGAAATGACGCAAAATCCTATCTGCAAGGTCAAGTCACTTGTGATGTGGTTCAACTCGATAAGTCACAATCAACTTTTGGTGCTCATTGTGATGCGAAAGGTAAAGTGTGGTCGGTATTCCGTGTGTTCCACCATCAAGGGGGTTACGCATTATTTGAGCCGCAATCTGCACTAGAAAAACAGCTGGCTGAAATCAAAAAATACGCGATTTTCTCAAAAGTAGAGATCAAGCAAAGTGAAGATATTCTCCTAGGCCTCATCGGAACCCAAGCACAATCCGTGATCGATCAGATGAGCGAAGAAACCGGTGATGTTCGTACAGTGACTGGCGGTACGGCGGTTAAGATTGATTCACAGCGTTGGCTGTTAGCGCTCGATGCAGAAAATGCAGCTGAATTTGCGCAGCAAACAGGGGCATTAAAAGTCAACGAAGCGATTTGGCGTCGTTTTGACATTGAAGCAGCGCTACCGATTGTTGAACAAGCAGAGCAAGGGGAGCATATTCCTCAAGCACTCAACGTTCAGGCTCTAGATGGAATTAGCTTTAAGAAAGGTTGTTACACGGGTCAAGAGACCGTGGCCCGCGCTAAGTACCGTGGCATCAATAAGCGCGCAATGTACATTGTTAAAGGTTACACCGAACAAGAACCGGCACTACCAGCCAACCTTGAACGCGCTGTGGGTGATAACTGGCGCAGTGCAGGTCAATTGCTGGCGCACTATCGTTTTAGTGATGGTGAAACCATTGCATTGGCCGTATTACCAAATACTTTAGAAGCCGATACCCAGCTACGCTTAGCTGAGCAGCCAAGTGCTCTTTGGACCATGCAACCACTACCGTACACACTTGATGACGAATAG
- a CDS encoding aminoacyl-tRNA deacylase, translating to MTNSALQTKVTVYLDVQQVQYRLLPHATPAVSVADAAQQRGIRQSQMVKSILLRDMSDLFVLACVPGDKSVDPKKVRSLLNSRRMTCADASTIVELTGYQVGTVTPLLLPQPMPIIFDSRLLQEPEVTISSGSHLAGVALNCQDLIKLCKPTLADICR from the coding sequence ATGACGAATAGTGCCTTGCAAACCAAAGTCACCGTCTATTTAGATGTGCAGCAGGTGCAATATCGCCTGTTGCCGCATGCAACACCTGCCGTAAGTGTTGCTGATGCTGCGCAGCAGCGTGGTATCCGCCAATCACAAATGGTCAAATCCATCCTACTACGCGATATGAGCGACCTATTTGTATTAGCTTGCGTACCGGGAGATAAATCAGTCGATCCTAAAAAAGTCCGATCACTGCTTAACAGTCGCCGCATGACCTGTGCCGATGCATCAACCATCGTCGAACTGACTGGCTATCAAGTTGGCACCGTCACCCCATTACTACTTCCTCAACCCATGCCCATCATTTTTGATTCTCGATTGCTTCAAGAGCCGGAAGTGACCATCAGCAGCGGAAGTCATTTGGCTGGCGTCGCGCTTAATTGCCAAGATCTTATTAAGCTCTGCAAACCAACCCTCGCTGATATATGTCGATAA
- a CDS encoding DUF1107 domain-containing protein has product MRLFKRYTPSMIAKHVSRLFKGRIYIYGIGKFEFDNGKLILPERAERRHFQAVKEVNQEIMKLRCAYA; this is encoded by the coding sequence ATGAGACTGTTTAAGCGCTATACACCAAGTATGATTGCTAAACACGTAAGTCGACTATTTAAGGGACGAATCTATATTTACGGCATCGGTAAGTTTGAATTTGATAATGGAAAACTTATCCTTCCGGAAAGAGCAGAGCGAAGACACTTTCAAGCAGTAAAAGAAGTGAATCAAGAGATCATGAAGTTACGTTGCGCTTATGCTTGA